In a single window of the Renibacterium salmoninarum ATCC 33209 genome:
- a CDS encoding globin: MTSPTPENPLGQEIPSRFGQPLARLIPTSGAASTFTAPPENFYETVGGHATFVKLVHEFYLRVAQDEILRPMYPEDDLAPAECRMLMFLEQYWGGPKTYLEERGHPRLRMRHAPFAVTPAARDRWLDLMRAALDATELSPLHDGMLWDYLDRAAHSMVNSA; encoded by the coding sequence ATGACATCGCCGACGCCAGAAAATCCGCTTGGCCAAGAAATCCCTTCTAGGTTTGGCCAGCCGTTGGCACGATTGATTCCAACCTCCGGAGCAGCCAGTACCTTTACCGCTCCGCCGGAGAACTTCTACGAAACGGTTGGTGGGCACGCCACCTTTGTGAAGTTGGTACACGAGTTCTACCTCAGAGTGGCTCAGGATGAGATTCTGCGTCCTATGTACCCGGAGGATGATCTTGCACCCGCTGAATGCCGGATGCTGATGTTTTTGGAGCAGTACTGGGGCGGTCCTAAAACATATTTGGAGGAGCGCGGCCACCCAAGGCTGCGAATGCGGCATGCACCATTCGCCGTTACCCCTGCGGCGCGTGACCGTTGGCTAGACCTTATGCGCGCTGCATTGGACGCTACGGAGCTCTCCCCTTTGCACGATGGCATGCTCTGGGATTACCTGGACCGTGCTGCGCATTCCATGGTTAATTCTGCCTAG
- a CDS encoding acyl-CoA thioesterase, with protein MSSVIQIPLQIRFGDIDSYGHVNNVQYIQFLEDARVQLMHAVLGTAAGAGASSDQCFNDLLDADQLTLVGRHEIEYLAPLTFRTQPVFVNIWITRIGTSSFDFGYTVAEQDGSSVYVQAASGMVLVSRTSGKPVALSGNQRHALETWLGSSIDFTRRPAAEKFVS; from the coding sequence ATGAGCTCGGTTATTCAAATTCCTCTACAGATCCGATTCGGCGACATTGATTCGTACGGACACGTAAATAATGTCCAATACATTCAGTTCTTGGAAGATGCCCGAGTTCAACTCATGCATGCGGTGCTGGGTACTGCGGCTGGAGCAGGCGCGAGTTCTGATCAATGCTTCAACGATCTGCTGGATGCCGATCAACTCACCCTGGTTGGTCGTCATGAAATTGAGTATCTTGCTCCGCTGACTTTCCGCACTCAACCGGTTTTCGTCAATATCTGGATCACTCGAATAGGCACCTCGAGTTTTGATTTTGGTTACACCGTTGCCGAGCAAGATGGGTCCAGTGTCTATGTCCAGGCTGCCTCCGGAATGGTGCTGGTTTCGCGAACCTCGGGCAAGCCGGTAGCGCTGAGCGGCAATCAACGTCATGCCTTGGAGACTTGGCTTGGCAGTAGCATCGACTTTACTCGTCGCCCAGCGGCAGAAAAATTTGTCTCATGA